CCGATGCGATGGCCTCGGAGCCGGGTACCTGGACGGTCGACAGGATGTGGAGCTACATCATGGATCCCAAGGGCGACATCCCGGGCACCAGGATGGGCTTCCGCGGCATCGCCGACGAGGAAGACCTCGCGGCACTGATTGCCTATCTCTCGACGCTGAAGTGAGTGCGGCAGGCCAGAACACTCAGGACTTCGGAGAACGGATGTGACCGACGAGCAGGACCTGAAACACAAGGAGCTCGACGGGCGCAGGATCGCGGCTGAATTGCGGATGGAAACAGCTGCCGAAGTCGCCGCGCTCAAGGACGCCGGCTGGGATCCGCGTCTGATCTCCATCGTGATCGGCGACACCGCCGCTGTCGAGATCTATGTGCGCAACCAGCGCCGTACCGCCGGGAAGGTTGGTATCGCGTTCGACGAGCGGAACTTCCCGGCCGATGTCACCGAACCGGAAATGATCGCCGCGATCCAGGCGATGAACGCCGATCCCCGCGTGACGGGCATCATCATCCAGCGCCCGGTGCCGCCGCAGATCAACGTCAAGCGCCTGCAGAGCGCGATTCATCCCCTCAAGGATGTCGAGGGCCTGCATCCGACCTCGATCGGCAATATCGTCTACAACGAGATCGAGCTTGGCCCCTGCACAGCCATGGCCTCGGTCCACATGCTCAGGAACACGGGCCTTTCGCTCTCGGGCCTTGAGGTGGTCGTGGTCGGCCATTCCGAAATCGTCGGCAAGCCCATCGCCTTCCTGCTGATGGCCGAGGGCGCAACGGTCACCGTCTGCCATCACATGACGCGCAACCTCGCCGTCCATTGCCGCCAGGCGGATGCTGTCTTCGTCGCGGTCGGCCGTCCCGGACTGGTCATCGGCAACATGATCAAGCCGGGTGCGGCGGTGATCGACATCGGCATCAACCGCGTCGTCGAGGACGACGGCACCGAGCGCACCGTAGGCGACTGCGATTTCGAGAGCTGCCGCGAGATCGCGGGCTGGATCACACCGGTCCCCGGCGGCGTCGGCCCTGTCACCGTCGCCATCCTGATGCACAACACGGTGACCGGTGCCAAGCGCCAGAAAGAGTTCTACTCCTCCACCTTCACCGCCGATGCCTGGACGACGGGACCCGACGCAGCAGCATCGGCCTGGCGTCAGACGTCGTAGCCGTCTGGTCCCGCGAAACCGCTGATCTTCCGCTTCATCAGTGCTGCCAACTCAGTGCCGCGAAGCGGATCGTCGTGTGATCCCTGAGGTCGTGTGCGAGACAGGGGCCGACGGGCTCAAGGCCGACCAGCTCCGATCGCCGGGATCGTGCCAGCCTTGAGCGCATGGCGCAGGAGGTCGAAAAGGCATCAATCGTCATGGCGCATTCCCCTGTCGTGCTTCCAGGTACGCGACAGATTGCATCTCGACCAGGCGCGAGGCCGTTCGCTGGAACTCGAAGCTGCCGTCGCCCATGGGGTAGAGCCGATCCGGCGTCGCGTCGGCCGAGCAGATCAACCCGACCCGGTTCTCATAGAAAATGTCGATCAGCGTGACGAAGCGCTTGGCCTCGTTGCGCTGCTCCCATGTCATGGCCGGGATGCCGTCAATGATCACCGTGTGAAAAGCCTCGGCAATCGCGAGGTAGTCCGCGCTGCCCAGAGGCCTTTCGCAGAGTTCGGCGAAGTCGAAGCGGGCGATCTGGCGGGCCTGCTGCGCCACATGGTGCACTCGGCCCTGAACCTCGATCTCCATGGCCTCGATATCGGCATCGCCCACCAGCCGGGCGAAGGCCTTGTCGAGCACCTGGCGCGCCATGGCGTCGGCCGGGACGACATAGAGATCCGCGCCCGCAAGGAAGGCCATGCGGTAGTCCCGGTCGGCATCGACCGCGACGATGTCGAGCCGTTCCTCCAGCATGGCGATGAAGGGCAGGAAAAGCTGGCGGTTGATACCGCCGGCGTAGAGATCCTTCGGGTGGCGGTTCGAGGTTGCCACCATCACGACGCCGCGGGCGAAGAGCTTTTCGAACAGCCGGCCCAGGATCATAGCGTCAGCGATATCGGTGACATGGAATTCGTCGAAACAGAGCAGCATGCCCGGCCGGCTCAGGTGGTTCGCGACTGCCTCGATCGTATCGGAATCGCTGCCGTGACCGCCGGACTGCCGCTCCACATGGATCGTCCGGTGCACCTCCTGCATGAAAGCGTGAAAGTGCACCCGGCGCTTGGCCACACCCTCGACGGTCTCGTAGAACAGATCCATCAGCATCGATTTCCCGCGCCCGACGCCACCGTGGAGATAGACACCGCGCGGTGCGGGCGGCGCCTCGGTGCGGCCGAACAGACGGGACAGCAGCCCGCCCGCGACCTTGACCGGTGCGCCGAGCTCGCGCATCAGCCGATCGAGCCGGACCATCGCCGCTTCCTGCACGGGATCGGGCGTCAGCCCACCTGGCCCGCAGAGTGCGTTGTAGCGGTCGAGAGGACCCTTGGACATATGGAGACCGGCGCGAGAGAGGCTTCCGTGTAGACCGGATTTCGGGGTTCTGTCACGGCGAGCCATGACCCTGCGCCGGGGCTGGCGTGGGATCGTTTCGACAAGGTGGACCACGCCATGGCCGATCCCGATCCCTGTTTCACATCCGCCACCGAACTCGCCCGCCGCATCCCGACCAGGGAGATATCGCCCGTCGAGATCGTCGAGAGTCGTGAAGCGACCTTCCGGTACTTCGTCCAGGCTTCGCGCGTAGCGGCGAGGGAGCCGTTGATGCCGATCACCCCTTGGCCGTGCCCGGCTGCTTAGCTGGCGGCGCTGATTGGCTGTCCGGTAGCCTGCCCTGGAGGATATCCCGTTCGGATCGAATCAGTCTGAGCGGGTGAATCCGCTCTGGCGGCGAGGCACGATCAGGGCGTCGACGGATGTGCAGCCCTCGGTGTGAACGATCAGCGGATTGATGTCGATGCCCTCGATCCAGGGGGCATGGGCAACGGCGAAGTCGGACAGCGCCCTGAGTGCGGTGATGAGGGCGGCGCGATCGGCCGGCGGTGCACCCCGGAAGCCATCGAGCAGCGTTGCCAGACGCCCGCCCTCGATCAGTGCTTCGAAGTCGCCGGGTGCGGGCGGCAGGCAACACATTTTGACCTCGTCGAAGAGCTCGGCCAGCACGCCGCCCGGTCCGACCGCAAGCACGAGGCCGAAGGCCGGATCGCGGGCGATGCCGGCGATGACCTCGACGCCCGGTCCGGCCATCGCTTGCACTGCGATCGCAGTCTCACCGGCTGCGGCATCCATGGCACCGAGCTTCTCCGTGAGGCGACCCCAGGCCGCGCGCACGGCATCGGCGTCGCCGAGCCGCAATTCGATCAGGCCGTGTTCGCTGCGGTGGGGGATGGCATCGCCCACCGCCTTCATGACCGCCGGGTAGCCGATCTCGCCGGCCGCCACGACGGCGTCGTCAACATCGGTCGCGATCCGCTCCGGGGACGCGGGCAGGCCGGCTGAGGCGAGCAGCCGCTTGGCGTCAATCTCATGGACCGAGGCGCGTCCGGACCAAGACGGTGCCTCGCCGTGCGCGGTTTCGGCGTTGCTTCCGAAGGTGCGGCCATTGACCCAGTCCGCCACCTTGCACACGGCGCTCAGTCCCTGGGTCAGACCCGACAGCATGGCGATGCCGAGCTTCGTCATCTCCTCGACCTGGTGTGTCTTCATCACGCCGTGGCGCGAACTCATGAGATAGAAGGGCAGGTCGCGTCCCTCGAAATTCCGTTCCATCATGCCGCGCACGATCTCGTCCTGGCCGAGGTAGTCGACCGCCTGGCCGTCGTTGGCATCGAGCAGGACGCCGACAGCGTCGTAGTCGCCGCAGGTAAAGAGCTGGTTGAGCGTGACGCTGAAGTTGGCGGCGAAGTCGCCCTGGCCCCAGGAATCGGCCGGGTTGCCGTCGCCGGTCAGCGGGCCGATCCCGCTCTCGATCCTCTGGCGGATCTCGGGCCGGAGCGGCGGAAAGTCGAAGCCGGCGCGTTCAGCCATGTCGAGCAAAAGCCCGGCGTGGCCGCCCGAACCTGTGACAACGCTGAGCCGCTTGCCGCGCGGCAGGTTCCTGCCGTGCAGAACGGCGAGCACCTCGGTCATCTCCTCCATGCTCTCGACCTCGATCGCGCGGTGCGCGCGCAGCATTGCCGAGAAGACACGCGCCTCGCCTGCCATGCCGCCGGTGTGTGTCGCGATCGCCGTCTGGGCGCGGGCCGATTGTCCCGCCTTGAGCACGACCACGGGCTTGCCGGCATCGGCTGCCCGGTCGAGTGCGGCGACGAAACGCTCGGGATCGCGGATGGTCTCGGTGAAGAGCGCGATGATCCCGGTCGCGGGATCGTCGATCATGTGTTCGACGAACATGGCGCTTGTTGTGACCGCCTCGTTGCCGGTCGAGACGACATGGCTGAAGCCGTAGCGCCGGGTGTCGGTCAGCATGCCGATCGAGATCGAGCCCGACTGCGACACGAAGCCGACCTTGCCGGTCAGGCGTTCACGGTCGAGCACGTCCATCATGTAGGCATGGCTGCGGTTGGCGAGGCTCATCGCGCCCATGCAATTGGGTCCGCACAGAACGATGCCGTTCTCGCGGCAGATCTCGACGATGCGCGCCTGCTGGCGTGCGCCGTCCTCGCCCGCTTCGGCGAAACCGCCGGCGAAGATCACAAGCGCGCCCACGCCGATCCCGGCGGCCTCCTCAACCGCTGTCAGCACGCGTTCCTGCCCGAGACAGATGGCGGCCAGGTCGACCGGCGACCCGATCGCCGCGAGGTTCCGATGGCAGGCGTGCCCCAGCACCTCGGCGCGCCCGGGATGCACCGGGTGGATCGCGCCGCCAAAGCCGAGCGCACCCAGCGATTCGACAATCGTGCGGCCGATCGAGATTCGGTCCGAAGCACCGACGACTGCAATGGACATCGGGTTGAGCAGGCTGTCGAGGGCCATGGGGCAGACTCCGACGGACACAGGCGTGCCCGCGTCGTTACGGCCAGCCCGCGCGGAGGTCAACGTCCGGTGATAGTTGCACTGCCACGATCCCGGCCCTTGAGCGGATCGCACTTCGTTGGAACCGCAAGCGGTTCCAACGAAGTGCGTGAATCCGCTCTGCATCTTTAAAGACTCAGAGCATATCCCGTTCAGATTGATTCAATCTGAACGGGATATGCTCTAGCCTCCCGATACCTGAAGCGGGGAAGAGCAGTTGGATATCGACTACGGCCACGATCTCGAGGCCTTTCGCACCGGGATCGGCGAACGCATTCGCGCCATCCTTCCCGACGATCTGCGCGACAAGATCCGGCGCGAGCATCGCGGACTCGACTACCGCGACACCGGCCGCTGGACCCGCATCCTCTGGGAGCAGGGCGGCTGGTCGGTTCCGGGCTGGCCCGTTGAACATGGCGGGCCCGGCTGGACCTGGCCGCAGCAATACCTGTTCGAACGGACACTCGCCGACTGCGAGGCGCCGCCGCTCAACATCTTCTCGGCGGGCATGGTCGGCCCGGCCCTGATCGCGTTCGGCACCGAGGACCAGAAGGCGCGCTTCCTGCCCGGTCTGGCCAACGGCGACATCATGCTCTGCCAGGGCTATTCGGAACCCGACGCAGGGTCCGATCTCGCCTCGCTCAGGTGCCGTGCCGAACGCGACGGCGATCGCTACATCATCAACGGCACGAAGATCTGGACCACCGACGCCCATCACGCGAACTGGATGTTCGGCCTGTTTCGCACCGACAGCTCGGGCAGGAAACAGCACGGCATCACGCTCCTGCTGCTCGACATGTCCACACCCGGCATCACGCTGAGCCCGGTGCTGACCTTCGAGGGCAACCACGAGGTCAACCAGACCTATTTCGAGAACGTCCGCGTGCCGGTCGAGAATCGTATCGGTGAGGAGCATCGGGGCTGGGGCATCGGCAAGTACATCCTGGGCATGGAACGCTTCGGTTCGGCGGAGGTGAGCCGGACCAGGGGCATGATGCGCCGGCTGAAGGCCATTGCGGCGGAGGAGCCGCGCGGCGATCGCCGGGTGATCGACGATCCCCGATTCGCGCTCGACCTGGCGCGCGCCGAAATCGCCCTGCGTGCGGTCGAGCTGACCGAGCAGCGCATGCTCTTCGGCCCCGGCGGTCCCGACGCGATGGGCTTCGAGGCCTCGCTCCTGAAGGTACGTGGCACCGAGGTGCAGCAGCAGGTCATGGGCCTGATGGTCGAAGCGCTGGGCAGCTACGGTGCGATCGACACCGATGGGATCGCGCCCGGCGGCGACAACGCCGAACCGCTGGGACCGGATGCTGCGGTCCATGCGGCGGACATCTTCTACAACATCCGCAAATCGACCATCTGGGGCGGCTCGACAGAGGTGCAGAAGAACATCATTGCCAAGGCCGTTCTGGGTCTGTGAGGCGGGCATGGATTTCTCGCTGACCGAAGACCAGACCCTGTTCCGCGACACGATCGGTCGTGTCGTCGCCGATCTCTTCCCCTTCGAACGGCGCCAGGCGGCGGTCGCGAGCGCCGAAGGCTTCCGCGCGGAAGACTGGTCGCAGCTCGCCGAACTCGGCTGCATGGCCGCCGCCTTTCCGGAAGATTGCGGCGGGCTCGACGGCGGACCCGAGGCGCTCATGCTGGTGGCCGAAAGCATGGGCCGTCATCTGGTCAACCTGCCGTTTTTTGCCAGCGTCGTGCTGGGCGGCCATGCCGTGCTGTTCGGCACCCGCGACGACCGGCGCCAGGCCATCCTTCCCGCCGTCGCCGACGGTTCGGTCCGGCTTGCCCTGGCGGTCGCGGAGCGTCAGTCCGGTTTCGATCTCGCCGATGTGGCGACCCGGGCCCTGGCGGACGGCGATGGCTGGGTCATCGCAGGCCGGAAGGACATGGTCCTTTACGGCCAGGCTGCCGACACCCTGATTGTCTCCGCACGCACAGCGGGGGACCGGAACGACCGGGACGGGATCGGCCTGTTTGCCGTGCCGGCATCGGGGCCCGGCGTCACGCTGTCGGGCTTTGCCCTGCACGACGGCGGGCGCGCGGCCAACATCCGTTTCGATAACGTGCGCGTGGCAGACCATGCGCTCCTCGGTGAGGCCGACGCCGGGCTGCCCGTGCTCGAACGCGTGCGCGACCACGGCATCGCCTTTCTGTGCGCCGATGCGGTGGGGTCGATGTGGCAGGTCCACGAGACCACGCTCGAATACCTCAAGACACGCCAGCAGTTCGGCCAGACCCTCGGTTCCTTCCAGGCACTCCAGCACCGCATGGTCGATGTCTACATGAGCTGCGAACTCGCCCAGTCGATGGTGCTTGAGGCAACGCTCAACCTCGACAAGGACGCGGCAACACGCAGCCATGCCGCATCGGCCGCCAAGGTCGCGGTCGGCGAGGCCGTACGCAAGGTCGCCGAGGAAGGCGTGCAGCTTCACGGCGGCATCGGCATGACGTTCGACATGCCCCTTGGCCATCACCTCAAGCGCGCGATGGTCATGAACGCGACGCTGGGCGATGTCCGTCATCATCTCGAGGCCTGTGCGGGCCGGGCCCGCAGCGGACAAGCGGAGGAACGATCATGTCCGATATCCTGAGGACGGAACGACGCGGCAAGGTTCTGGAGGTCACGCTCGACCGGCCGCCGGTCAATGCGATCGATGCGGCGACGTCGATGGCGCTCTACAATGCCTTTCGCGAGCTTCAGGACGACGACAGCCTGCTCGTCGGCATTATCACCGGCACCGGCGACCGCGCCTTCTCCGCAGGCTGGGACCTCAAGGCCGTGGCAGCCGCCGACAGGCTCGATGAGGTCGACGTCGAGGAATCGCCCGGGGGGTTCGCCGGCCTGACCGAGTTCTGGGATCTCACGAAACCGGTCTTCGCCGCGGTCAACGGCTTTGCCATCGGCGGCGGGTTCGAGCTCGCCCTGTCGGCCGACATCGTCATTGCTGCCGAGCATGCCGAGTTCTGGCTGCCGGAGATGGAGCGCGGGTTTCTGGCGAGCGCGGGCGCCATCCAGCGTCTGCCACGCCGCATCCCCTACAACGTCGCCATGGACCTCTTCTTCACGGGTCGGCACATGGATGCCGCCGAGGCCAGGCACTGGGGCCTGGTGCGCGATGTCGTCCCGGCCGACCGGCTTATGGACCACACCCGCGCGCTCGCCGAAAAGCTGAGCGAAGGTGCGCCGCTCGCGCTCCAGGGCATGAAGGCGATCATGCCCGCGATCATGACCCTGCCGCTCGACCAGGCCATGCACAGGACCAGGCCCGGCAACTCCGGCGTCGACGTCTACGAGCGCATGATGGCTTCCGAGGACGCGATCGAGGGCCCCCGCGCCTTTGCCGAGAAGCGCAAGCCGAACTGGAAAGGGCGCTGACAGACCGCACGTGACGCGGAGGCCACGCGTGACGCCGCGACGACGATGACGCCACAACAGATGAGCGAACGGATGAGCGAACTGATGAGCGATGCCATCGATACGGCCCGGAGCCCATCCCGTTTGGAGCGAACCAATCCGAACGGGTGACGATGCTATGAGTCTTCAGGATGCAGAGCGGATCGCCCCTGGCTGGAACCGCTCCGCTACCCCTCCGAAACGCTGCTCACGGACCATCGCTCCCCGCCGGACCACGGTCCGCAAGCGGTCAAGGCACCGGCTTCAATCGCCACGCGCCGTCCTCGCCCTTCTCCAACGGCCAAACAAGGCCCTCCGGCAGGCTCTTCGGCGGTGGAAAGGGCTGGGCGCTGCGCAGCATCTCCTGCGTCAGACCGAGCGCGCCGGAGAGGTCCGCTTCGGTGAGACCTGCTCCGGTGAGATCCGCTCCACCGAGGGCCGCGCCGTTGAAGTCCGCGCCGAAGAGGGCCGCGCCGTTGAGGTTCGCGCCGTCGAGGAGCGCGCCGTTGAGGTTCGCGCCGTTGAGGTTCGCGTCGGTGAGGTTCGCGCCTAAGAGAGCCGCGCCTAAGAAGTTCGCGCGTGAGAGGTTCGCGTCGGTGAGGTCCGCGCCGGAAAGGTTCGCGTGGTGGAGGATCGTGTTGTAGAGGATCGCGTCTCTAAGGTTCGCGCGGGAGAGGTTCGCATCGGGGAGGTTCGCGTTGGTGAGATCCGCGCCGGAAAGGTTCGCGCCGGAAAGGTTCGCGCCGGAGAGATTGAGCCTCAAGGAAGCTTCGATGTCAGCCAATCCGCCTTGACCGGACAGACGCTTTCGGCATTCCGACACCGCCCTTATTGCCGCTTCAACATCCGTCGGGCACCCTTGGTCCGCGTGTTTCGAGTTTGTTGCATCGTTGGCGCTATCGACCGCCCTTGCCCCTTCGGACTCGGTCGGGTGCCTCGCGAACGCGCAAAGCAGCTGCATGATCTGGACGTGATAGTCCTCGGGATGGTCTTGAGCCAGCCGCTCCAGTGCGTAGATGCCGCCCATGCGGGTGGCCAGCGTGGCACTGCCCAGCATGTCCGCGCCCTTCTGGTAGCGCTCGTTCCGAAGGCCGCGCTCGGAGGTGTCCGCCTGCCTGTTGGCGATTTTCGCCTGCTCGTTAGCGGTTTCCGCCTGCCTGTTGGCGATTTTCGCCTGCTCGTTAGCGATTTTCGCCTGCTCGTTAGCGACGACACTCCGCCATCCAGCCAGCAGCAGGCCGATGACAGCCGCAAGTACGAGCACCAGGTCGGACAGGGAGTCGCTTTTGCATGCGCCTTCATCCCTCGCCTTTTCGTCAAACAAACCCCACCCCGAGCACAGCGCCTCCTGAATGGCCGGCAACGCCAGCAGCACCGCCGGAATGGCCAGTAGCACCAGCAGCCAGCCCCGGCCCTGAATCTTTCCCCAAAGGTTCCGAAGTCTCGTCATCCTGTCACCGTCCCTCCCCGCCGGACCATGATCCACAAGCGATCAGGGCTCTGGCTTCACGGCTTCGGTCGCCACTCGCTGTCCTCGCCCTCCTCGCCCTCCTCGAACGGCCAAACCAAGCCCGCCGGCAGACTTTCCGGCGGTGGCGAGGGCCGGGCGCTGCGCAGCCTCTCCTGCGTCAGACCGGTCACGCCGGTGAGGTCCGCGCCGGTGAGGTCCGCATCGGTGAGGTTCGCGCCGGTGAGGTCCGCGCGGGCGAGGTTCGCGCCGGTGAGGTCCGCGCGGGCGAGGTTCGTGTCGGTGAGGTTCGCGCCGGTGAGGTCCGCGCCGGAGAGATTCGCGCCGGAGAGCTTCGCGTTGGTGAGGTTCGCGCCGGAGAGGTCCACGCCGGAGAGATTCGCGTTGGTGAGGTTCGCGTCGGGGAGGTCCGCGCCGGTGAGGTGTGCGCCGGAGAGGTCCGCGCCGGAGAGGTCCGCGCCGGAGAGGCGTGCGCCCTTGAGGTGCGCATCGGTGAGGTTCGCGCCGTTGAGGTCCGCGCGGGCGAGGTTCGTGTCGGTGAGGTACGTGTCGGTGAGGTTCGCGCCGGAGAGGTTCGCGCCGGAGAGCTTCGCGTTGGTGAGGTTCGCGTCGGGGAGGTCCGCGCCGGTGAGGTGTGCGCCGGAGAGGTCCGCGCCGGTGAGGTCCGCGTCCTTGAGGTGCGCGTCGGGGAGGTCCGCGCCGGAGAGGTTCGCGCCGGAGAGGTCCGCGCCGGAGAGGTCCGCGCCGGAGAGGTTCGCGTTGGTGAGGTACGTGTCGGAGAGGTTCGCGCCGGAGAGCTTCGCGCCGGAGAGCTTCGCGTTGGTGAGGTTCGCGTTGGTGAGGTACGTGTCGGAGAGGTACGTGTCGGAGAGGTTCGCGCCGGAGAGATCGGGCCTCCAGGAAGCTGCGATGTCAGTCAATCTGCCTTGACTGGACAGACGCTTGCGGCATTCCGCCACCGCCCTTGCCGCCGCTTCGACATCCGTCGGGCACCCTTGTTCCGGGTGTTCCGGGTCTGTTGCATCGCCGGCTTTATCGGCCAGCCTTGCCGCTCCGGGCGCGGTCGGATGCCTCGCGAGCGCGCAAAGCAGCTGCATGATCTGAACGTGATAGTCCCCGGGATGGTCTTGAGCCAGCCGCTCCAGTGCGTAGATGCCGCCCATGCGGGTGGCCAGCGTGTCACTGCCCAGCATGTCCGCGCCCTTCTGATAGCGCTCGTTCCACAGACCGCGCTCGGAGGTTTTCGCCTGTCTGTGAGCGACGACACTCCGCCATAAGGCCAGCGGCAGGCCGATGACAGCCGCAAGTATCAGCACCAGGTCGGACAGGGAGTTGATTTTGCATACGGCATCACCCCCATTCTTGTCGTCAAACAAACCCCACCCCGTGCACAGCGCCCACTGAATGGCCGGCAACGCCAGCAGCGCCGCCGGAATGGCCAGCAACAGCAGTGCCACAGGAAACCACTTGCGCCATGCCGGCAGCTGGCGCCACCAGCCCTGAAGCTTCCCCCAAAGGTCCCGAAGTCTCGTCATCCTGTCACCTTCCCTCTCTTGTGGACCATGGTCCGCTGCACAAGGCGCGACCGGCAGGGCCCCTTGCGAAAACAATCCCCCGCCGCCTCGCACGAGGCGGGACCATGTTTGATGGGAAACGCCCCTCTTGTCCATACATGAAACCGAAGGGAATTACATTACTTGACGCCACAGGCTGGGCACCCTGTGCAGAATGCAGCACACAGGGAAACAGGACGTGGCGCACAAAGGACCCGGCAAGGCACCCGCAAAGGCCTCACTCTCTTTCTGGTCCATGCTCAAGCGGGGCTATGTCGGCACCTTCCACAAGATTAGCGCCAAGCACCTGCAAAAGTAGGTGCAGGAGTTCGCCGCACGGTACAACATGCGCGAGCTTGATACGCTGGCGCAGATGCAGGCATTTGTCGCCGCCATGATCGGGAAGTGCCTGACCTACGACGCTCTTACTTGCGAGTAACATACGGAAAGGGAATGACCAATGAGCCCTGCAAGAGGGAACTGCATCGTTTCGCCGAACAGCCTCACCCCAAACCAGCTAGCGCTGACGCTCATGAACGACATGGCAAGGCCGATGTTCCCGGACTTGCCGGAAAAGACGTTCGACATCATCTATGCCGATCCGCCGTGGGACTACAAAGGACAATTGCAGCACGCAGGGCCGGGCAGCAGGGACACAGGCGGCGCGGAACACCATTATCCGACGGTGACACTGGACGGGCTGAAAAAACTGGCCGTCCCCAAAATTTCCGCCGTGGACTCGCTGCTCTTCATGTGGGCAACAAACCCGCATCTCGATCAGGCTATCGAGTTGGGCAAGGCGTGGGGCTTCGCGTGGGCGACCGTCGCGTTTGTGTGGGACAAGGTTCGGGTCAATCCGGGCTTTTACACCATGAGCCAATGCGAACTGTGTCTGGTATTCAAGCGCGGTAAAATACCAAGCCCAAGAGGGGCGCGGAACATTCGCCAGTTTGTGAGCGCAAAACGGACTGGTCATTCCGAAAAGCCTGCCGAAGTCCGTCACAGGATCGAAGCCATGTTCCCGGATGCGCGAAAGATCGAACTGTTTTCTCGATCCCGCAACGCCGGGGATTGGGCCATGTGGGGGCTTGAAGCACATGGCGCGTGAGCATTTAGAGGGTAGGAAGCCATGGCAAGACCTTGCCGGTTCTCGCGGCGCTGTGGCCGAGGACGTGTTCAGCGTGATCATGGAGGCCCACCTTGAGAACACAGGGTTCAGCACGGTTCATAAGCCGAAGGATCTGGCGGGTATCTACGGGCGGCGTACCGGCAAAGATGGAAGATCACGCCTACACGGCATTCATCCCGAATACGCAATCAAGAACACGACCACCGGCAAGTCAATCTACGTCGAGATCAAGCGGCAAAGAGCGGCTGGCAACGCTCATGAACGTGCTTGCAAATACATGATGCCGGGGATTCTGGCCTCTGCTCGAAAGATCGCCAGGCAGAAGGCCGACGTGGTTCCTTTCTGGTGGGTATTTACCAACGGACTGGCGAAGGATCGCTACTACCGGCAGGAGATTGCGCATTGGTTCCAACGGATA
The genomic region above belongs to Rhodospirillales bacterium and contains:
- a CDS encoding pentapeptide repeat-containing protein produces the protein MTRLRNLWGKIQGRGWLLVLLAIPAVLLALPAIQEALCSGWGLFDEKARDEGACKSDSLSDLVLVLAAVIGLLLAGWRSVVANEQAKIANEQAKIANRQAETANEQAKIANRQADTSERGLRNERYQKGADMLGSATLATRMGGIYALERLAQDHPEDYHVQIMQLLCAFARHPTESEGARAVDSANDATNSKHADQGCPTDVEAAIRAVSECRKRLSGQGGLADIEASLRLNLSGANLSGANLSGADLTNANLPDANLSRANLRDAILYNTILHHANLSGADLTDANLSRANFLGAALLGANLTDANLNGANLNGALLDGANLNGAALFGADFNGAALGGADLTGAGLTEADLSGALGLTQEMLRSAQPFPPPKSLPEGLVWPLEKGEDGAWRLKPVP
- a CDS encoding pentapeptide repeat-containing protein, with the protein product MTRLRDLWGKLQGWWRQLPAWRKWFPVALLLLAIPAALLALPAIQWALCTGWGLFDDKNGGDAVCKINSLSDLVLILAAVIGLPLALWRSVVAHRQAKTSERGLWNERYQKGADMLGSDTLATRMGGIYALERLAQDHPGDYHVQIMQLLCALARHPTAPGAARLADKAGDATDPEHPEQGCPTDVEAAARAVAECRKRLSSQGRLTDIAASWRPDLSGANLSDTYLSDTYLTNANLTNAKLSGAKLSGANLSDTYLTNANLSGADLSGADLSGANLSGADLPDAHLKDADLTGADLSGAHLTGADLPDANLTNAKLSGANLSGANLTDTYLTDTNLARADLNGANLTDAHLKGARLSGADLSGADLSGAHLTGADLPDANLTNANLSGVDLSGANLTNAKLSGANLSGADLTGANLTDTNLARADLTGANLARADLTGANLTDADLTGADLTGVTGLTQERLRSARPSPPPESLPAGLVWPFEEGEEGEDSEWRPKP
- a CDS encoding transcriptional regulator — its product is MSPARGNCIVSPNSLTPNQLALTLMNDMARPMFPDLPEKTFDIIYADPPWDYKGQLQHAGPGSRDTGGAEHHYPTVTLDGLKKLAVPKISAVDSLLFMWATNPHLDQAIELGKAWGFAWATVAFVWDKVRVNPGFYTMSQCELCLVFKRGKIPSPRGARNIRQFVSAKRTGHSEKPAEVRHRIEAMFPDARKIELFSRSRNAGDWAMWGLEAHGA
- a CDS encoding MunI family type II restriction endonuclease, which encodes MAREHLEGRKPWQDLAGSRGAVAEDVFSVIMEAHLENTGFSTVHKPKDLAGIYGRRTGKDGRSRLHGIHPEYAIKNTTTGKSIYVEIKRQRAAGNAHERACKYMMPGILASARKIARQKADVVPFWWVFTNGLAKDRYYRQEIAHWFQRIEGHCLFWPKLRERQVVIEHFEKHIRPLLE